In Parasteatoda tepidariorum isolate YZ-2023 chromosome 8, CAS_Ptep_4.0, whole genome shotgun sequence, the DNA window AGTGCATGCACTTCAATTTCCACTAAATGACTTGTATGAGTCAGAGGCAAAAACTACTGACTCATGCGCTGAACTGTGTTGGTTCGGATTAGAGAATAGGTGTCGTAGAAGTTCGTTTTATTGCTGGTACAAATAATGTATCGGATAatcttgattttttatattaatttaatcttttttttctctttaatattaattttagattaattttatttattaaataaatcttaatttaataactttatttgtaagttttaaaattaaatttgaatgacaaaacaTGCTCATCTCCCCCCTACAGCCCAAAACATATCCAACGCCCCCCTATCGCCCAAAACAAATTCACCGCCCCTCAGCATACTCCCAGCGCCCCCAGGGAGGCGGTATCGCCCCCGTTGAGAACCAATGCTTTAAAGTCAGCGTAactaaactttgtttttattcccCAACTTTAGCAAAAGTGAAAATTCAAAAGCaagtcttataaaaaaaaattacaactgccCTCAAACATATTTGAAAGTAATGATATAAAAAGTAGTTAGTAgcgatatgtaaaaatacatagTTAATGTTTAGACATTGGGAACTTTGGCGTCTAGTGAATTAactaagaaaaagtaattttctgtgaGACTGAAGTCTACAGTttctacatttataattaattttaagttaagattttaatttttattaatatacagtgaattcgcgataactcgaatctgatagNTTCATtggaaacttttcattttctctttttaatctCTTTCGTTTTCCTCTTTCACGTCTGGTGAGTCTCTATAATTAGTACTATAATTAGTACTATTATAATTAGTAGAATTTTTCAGCACTTTAAACatgttgtattttattactgcctttataatattttaatcaaatgaagttattatttactgtctttataatattttaagcaaatgaagttattattttatcaggTATTCTCTTaggatatttcatatttatttttctgttgattttaaaaataaaaaaaagttctttaagaataaaagtttaatattctaaagctctggaaatacagtcaaacctcgatatCTCAAACTGGAATAGAGAGGGAAAAAAGCATTTGAATTACCATGTATCAAAAATTACATGTTATCTgcattaaaataaggaaaaaaagatttttacttcCCCAGGAGTGGGGGAtagacatttataaaaaaattaaactacaaatacaatttttataacaatattatttaaatacatatttatatccATATACTTTAGAGTCAGCGTAactaaactttgtttttattccccaactttatcaaaaatgaaaattcaaaagcaagttttataaaaaaaatttacaactgccctcaaacatatattatttaattgaaggtAATGATATAAAAAGTAGTTAGTAGCGATATGTAAAAATCCATAGTTAATGTTTAGACATTGGGAAATTTGGCATCTAGTGAATTAACTAAgagaaagtaattttctgtgAGACTGAAGTCTACAGTttctacatttataattaagtttaagttaagattttaatttttattaatatatattgatatagatatatatgcTCAAAAtgggaatttaattttatagtatcTATGCTGAATAGTAAACtaaatatctgtaaaatattaatttcatattttttttatgaatttcctGTATTATTTAAGTActgatatatgtttttttttctttcatttttagacAAATACTGGCGCACAAATGGAAAATACCTGTGCACTAACTATTTTACCAGTTATTCCAAAATGGAAGATTTATAACTCAGTTCCAAAAAAACCTGTCAAATATTGTGCCATTCTAAAAGAGAAAAGTAAGAAACTATTTTCTATGTtttgcagtattttttattctataaatttctttcaaagtatgattttatttttttgttctaggagaatttcaaaacttattggAAAATGTTGtaagttcatatttatttcattatagatTCAGCTTATAATGTATACaacatatacattattttttcatacctatactttttccttttttatctaGCTAAATCATTGCACAGAAAAACTGAAAATCGGTTTTCGCAATGAAACATCATCCATTTAGAGGTACATATTGTCAGCTTAAAAATGTCTAGcggaaaaagtattaaatatacaGTCATAACTGTTAACTCTACTGAATTTTATTAGTGTCTCCTGGTCTACAGACTTAAATAAAGTGAATAACTTTCTGCAagcacaaaatttcaattaaaataatttctgcagGCATTGATTAACTCTTGTGACTAGTTTCAACTCTTTGGTCGCAACCTGGTTTTGACGAAACtggtttgtaaatatttgtaaaaaaatttttatttgattctatATTAATGCATACAACAGGgatgagttttgaaaaaaagaaaactgaaaataaaaatccaaacaGATTTTGTGCAAAAAGCACTCTTTAAgtaattgaataaatacttgaaatttgaGTGAGAAGAAAAAAGTGTATGTAGGAAGCATTTATTCACAGAATGTtatcaaagttttaataaaagtatctttggcatgggtaaaaaaaagtgtaaaaatgtatcctttttttttcttcttgggAATATAAAGAAgacaaattttctttgaaaaggcAAATGAATTAgttgtattgaaaaattttccgtGATGGTAAAAAATTTACAGCAAACGGCGTTTGTGTATATTATATGGGTCTGCTGGTCTActagtttaatcaaaaattctcATGGTTTTTGtacatgtataaaatttttttaaatgtaagaaagtttcagaagaaaagaaattcctataaaaatcgatattttaccACTCATTGAATATTGCTTTGTTTTAGTTCATATTAGAAATGTTTGCATCAAATAATCTGctttagttttgtttcttgtttGACCCACTGACAGTTTTGTAAACTAGCAAAATTGTCAGGATGTTTCTCCTCTATACACTATTTCCCTatctaataacattaaaaaattgggTTTCGATATGCGGAGAAGACTGCATGTTGAGATACGACTTTTTACATGCGGAACTGGCAgtaggttattattttttttattattattaaaacggtataatttactttttcaatttaatgtttgtttttcaatatttgcacCTCGTATTTTTcgcatcaaataaaaaaaaaagagtctttcttcatttatatttattcataaaaagagaaaatgcaatttatcttctgctttctttaatataaattgtatcagtgtttattttaaatttttaagattctttAGTCATTTAACCGATAACAAAATGATATTGtatgaaaactgattttgattatttcttgtttatttattttttattgattgaggCACGTTTTGATCTTTATTTACGTTAAAAACCTATAGCAGTATAATCTGGTCCGATTGTTTCTCAAGGTACCATTTATTATGAACGATAAATACGAGAGAACGACAGTTGCTGCGGGTCGCTGtcaaataatgactttaaaatgtatgaagagtaataaacaaaataatgggGTCTcagaaattaataactttacttcaagtataaaaaagtttaattggaaaaattatgtacttagtgttaaaatatttatagtgcaAAAGGATgagtaaatacatttatttatttttaaaatatttcgaaattttgaagGATTGAACaaactcttttctttttagcaGAAACAATAAATATCTGACATTTCTAATTGATTGCTGTTCATTTTTCTGTAAGTTCATGGGAATACCGAAAGTTCCTCAATATTTCAAAGACTTGAAGAGACTTTCCGCAATTGTGTGTGCTAGTTTTTATTAAGTTGGCCTGATGGATCAGTATCACTTTGCACCTTCTCAGCCAATGCAACCTTTTCTTGaatataaaacacaaatttcaACATTCCCATCAACTGATACATAAGCATCAAACCCAATGTTTGGGGTTTTTTCCCCTAAATTGTAACAAATCCTCAATTTCTTCATCATTAGCATCAGGAGCTACTGTTTTTTGTCTCAAAACGATTTAActtcaatgtttttctttaatgttcGTAAACTATATGAACAATAGATGTGGAAATctgctagttttaaaaatgatttaaatgagaGTTATTATCATTATAAGACTAGCATTTGTGACTGgactattaaaacaatataatataaacagGAAAATGAAACATGTGGGAACAATAGATCTGGGTTTAGTATTATAAATCTCTATTTTCTGTACTTTACAAATTTCCAAGATTTCAAGTTCCACGTATagtttgaatagaaaaaaagtttaagaaccTGATACTCTAAGactaaaagaatttcaattgaAACTTTTTCGTACGAATTTCTGTGAAGAGgcaagtaatttatttacaattacagaagtctgcattttttttaacagactGAATTAtgtgtataaattattatagtcATAAGCTATATCGCCTTACAAAATCATaccattaaaaatgatttttcattgattattgTTGGTTACTTAAAGTTGAAAGTAGTTGTTTTGAGTCACTTTTTTTGTGCTTTAGTATAAGATTGTGTAAAACAGTTTGTATTGTACTTGTATGATgcctaaataattataaacaaaaaatgcttagggtatcattaaattttttctgtttgtgaaaattttatagtacTAAAAATTCCAGTACAATAactggtttttaaattatttttgaattatatacacaatttcaaagcaaagatatgaaaaaagtaatataattaaataattgaatttattggaataacatttgcaatatttttttcccctgtaTTCACTTACTATATTTTCaaccagtttttattttcttatctagaaatattttaacaccaTCATCAGgcagttaattattttcagtttttgcattgattgcattttttaaactttgcatttttataatatatattttattgtgcatttattaacataaaaatattcaaactactttattaaaaagttcaattgaaaaaagcattataaaataaactatttatatagCTCAAAtgtttgctgttttttttaaaaaaattaaaaagaagaaacataaaaattggtaataataaaatgtaatatcatATCTGGTTTCTGTAATACATTATCTGGTTAATGTGCTTTAAAAATGACtagataatttattcattttttttatgcagaatTAACTTCTAATAAAaagctatgattttttttccttgcaattATTTCAACAACATATCTTATAGTAAATGTTGTTTAAATAGATAAGTAAATGGCAATtgattcattcataaaataaaagtagttcataattttttataattaatgaaaagcatttaaagTAAGGTATTCCTATCATTATCAATATTTGCAGTATTTATCAATATACGGCAGACTACTCTAACTGCATAGAAGGATATActagtattttaatatatgtaaaattctcagaatattttaatattcttttgatgaagtttaaatttgggtgtgtaacatatatgttttcttagattattttttctcaagttacttttttatttaattcatgatTTGTTATAATCAATatacatttgtatatttatgaaaactaatgtttgttcattttattttagttttcaaaaaaggtGAAGAATTCATGCtctattattgataaaaagaagATTGATACCTCAAaggataaaaaaagtttagaaattatttttctcaaccAGGAAGAAAAGGATTTGCTATCTTTAAACCTTTCTATAAGTGAAAAACATGCACTAAGAAGGAGAAATAACttgttaatatttcttaaaaacaattccaataatataaaataccatATTGAAGATGGCagtatttatgtaaaatgtgATGTTAACATTCAGTGGCATATATTTTATGACTTGTTTGAGTTTCTTCTTGTAAAGTATGGCATCTGCAATATTGGTGCTCTTTTCTATTGTGTTCTTTTTTCTGGTTGTATGTTAAAGCAAGAAATAAGATTTCTATGTTGTAAACCAATAGACATCAGTAGcccttcatataattttttactggaTTTACGTGAAAGTACTTCGATTAAAAACTCTTGCTTAACTTCAAGGAAGTTACCAAAACGGGTGAGGTCTTATCAAAATCATCTCGATGACAATCTTGTCCCAGCAGATAGCCAAGAATTATCATGTAAGATTCTTTCAGACCTGATACCGTGTCGGAAAACTATGGATATGAATAGCATAATGCCCAAACAAAAGGTTCCCAGGCTGGATTGTTTTTGTTCGGAAATACATTGTAAATGCCATGAGACTGAATGGAAACTTCACAGAAAAATATCCAAATGCAGTGTAGATAGTTATATGGATATATTACTGAAGAAAGGTGTGACCTCCAATGATGAACTCTCCATCGCTCAGGGTGAATCTAGTTTTAGCTCAACCTTTGGTAATTTTTCGAATCAAGATTttgattcattattaaataatgttatagaAAACTCTGATCCTCCTATAGACTTATTGCCAAAGAGAAAGGATTTACCGTTGAGTAAATCTCAAAATTGTGATAGATATTCTCAAAATCCTGGTAATCCGTGTGGAATTTCAACAAGCAATATAGCACCTGGATTAATAAATAGCCCTGCAAGAAATAAACTTGAACCTAAACCTGAATCTTT includes these proteins:
- the LOC107455014 gene encoding uncharacterized protein, with protein sequence MENTCALTILPVIPKWKIYNSVPKKPVKYCAILKEKREFQNLLENVFSKKVKNSCSIIDKKKIDTSKDKKSLEIIFLNQEEKDLLSLNLSISEKHALRRRNNLLIFLKNNSNNIKYHIEDGSIYVKCDVNIQWHIFYDLFEFLLVKYGICNIGALFYCVLFSGCMLKQEIRFLCCKPIDISSPSYNFLLDLRESTSIKNSCLTSRKLPKRVRSYQNHLDDNLVPADSQELSCKILSDLIPCRKTMDMNSIMPKQKVPRLDCFCSEIHCKCHETEWKLHRKISKCSVDSYMDILLKKGVTSNDELSIAQGESSFSSTFGNFSNQDFDSLLNNVIENSDPPIDLLPKRKDLPLSKSQNCDRYSQNPGNPCGISTSNIAPGLINSPARNKLEPKPESLLKAINLLNEDMGGNENFSFLLEEFSDKKKCTTPFNMFQTASGNKVNISDSALKKAEEMFTEVMQAEGDSVSDDKSVNVLPENKFKAERSMSSSDHKSANMPGPVRDKHLSDNVDGMLVDGFFEDICFDENDECLTDASQSSSMCNNKLKKLSSVGKVRKSLGGRRSLKPYSKKIEIPDVKNL